From Dechloromonas sp. A34:
GCTGTTCTCGATCCTCATCATCTACATCCTGCTCGGCTGCGTCATGGATTCGCTGGCCATGATCCTGCTGACCATCCCCATCTTCTACCCGATGGTCATGGGGCTCGACTTCTTCGGCATGAGCGTCGACGACAAGTCGGTGTGGTTCGGCATCCTGGCGCTCATGGTGGTCGAGATCGGCCTGGTCCATCCGCCGGTCGGCATGAACCTCTACGTCATCAACAAGATCGCCAAGGACGTGCCGATGAAGGAAACTGCCTGGGGGGTCATGCCTTTCCTGGCCTCCGATTTCATCCGCATCATCGCCCTCGTCTTTTTCCCCGTCATGTGCCTCGGCCTGGTGCACTACCTCGGCTGATTGGAGACTGAATCAATGATTGAACAGAAAGTCAGCGGCACGGTTTACGGCGTCGTCCTCAACGACCGCGCTTCCGTCCGCAAGATCGGCAGCGAAGCGCTGGAAGCGGCGCCTTACAAGGGCGCCCCGCAGGCCCCGGCGATGTACATCAAGCCGGCCAACACCCGGGTTGCCTGCGGCGGGACCGTCAGCCTGCCGGCCGGCGCGAATAACGTCGAAGTCGGCGCCACCATCGGTCTGGTCATCGGTCGCGCCTCCGGCCGCCTGAACCGCGACAATGCGCTGGCCGCCGTGGCCGGCATCGTGCTCGCCGCCGACCTCAGCCTGCCGCACGCCAGCTACTACCGCCCGGCGATCCGCGAAAAGTGCTTCGACGGTTCGCTGCCGCTGTCCTCGGTCAAGCCGCTGGTCGATCTGGCCCATCTGCAATTGCGCACCGAATTCGACGGCCTGCTCGTCGAGCAGCGTTCGTTGGCCGATCTGGTGCGCGATCCGGCGCAACTGCTGGTCGACGTCAGCGAGTTCATGACGCTCGCCCAGGGCGACGTGCTGCTGGTCGGAGTTAGCTACCAGGCGCCGCAGGTGGCGGCCGGCAGCCAGGTCAGGATTAGTGCCGAAGGCGTCGGCAGTCTCCAATTCTCGATTCAAGGAGCGCAGGCATGAAGCGCGGTCGCATTGCCTATCAGGGCGCCATCCACCAAGTGACGCAGGCCGCCGATGGCCGTGTCCGTCTGGCCGATGGCCGTTTGCTCAATGAAGCCGACGTCAGCTGGCTGCCGCCGGTCGTCCCCGGCGCCGTCTTCGCGCTCGGCCTCAACTACGCCGACCACGCCAAGGAACTGGCTTTCAAGGCGCCGGAAGTGCCGCTCGCCTTCTTGAAAGGGCCGAACACCATCGTCGGTCACCGGGCCCAGACCCGCCGCCCGGCCGACGCCACCTACATGCACTATGAGTGCGAGCTGGCCGTGGTCATCGGCAAGACCGGCAAGAACGTCGCCAAGGCCGAGGCGATGGAGATGGTTGCCGGTTACACGGTGGCCAACGACTACGCCATCCGTGACTACCTCGAGAACTATTACCGCCCGAACCTGCGCGTCAAGAACCGTGACGGCTGCACGCCGCTCGGCCCCTGGCTGGTCGACCGCGACGATGTGACCAACCCGATGGCACTGAAGCTGACGACGCGGGTCAACGGCAAGACGACCCAGCAGGGCACGACCGCCGACATGATTTTCGACATCCCGACTCTGATCGAATATCTGACCTCCTTCATGACCCTGAACCCCGGTGACATCATCCTGACCGGCACGCCGGAAGGCCTGGCCGACGTCAAGGCCGGCGATGTCATCGAGACTGAAGTGGAAGGTGTCTGCTGCCTGATCAACACCATCGTCGACGACCAGACGTATTTCGCCACCGTATAAAGAAAGCGAGAACAGCATGATTCATCACATCATCAACGGCCAGAAGGTCGGCAGCAAGGAAACCTTCGAAACCCTCAACCCGGCTACCGGCGAAGTCATCGACACCGTCGCCAGCGGCGGCCAGGAAGAAATCAACGCCGCCGTCGCCGCCGCCAAGGCCGCCTTTCCGGGTTGGGCCGCGACACCGGTCAAGGAACGCGCCCGTCTGGTGCGCAAGCTGGGCGAACTGATTGCTGCCAATGTCGAGCCGATTGCCGACATGGAAACCGCCGACTGCGGCCAGGTCACCAACCAGACCAAGCGCGTGCTGATTCCGCGCGCTTCCGACAACTTCAACTACTTCGCCGAGCTGATCCAGCACATGCATGGCGAAACTTACGATTCCGACACCGGCCACCTCAACTACACGCTGTGGCAGCCGGTCGGCGTCTGCGCGCTGATCTCGCCGTGGAACGTGCCGTTCATGACTGCCACCTGGAAGACCGCGCCCTGCTTGGCTTTCGGCAATACGGCCGTGATGAAGATGTCGGAACTCTCGCCGCTGACCGCCAATCGCCTCGGCGAACTGGCCCTCGAAGCCGGCATCCCGGCCGGCGTCTTCAACGTCGTTCATGGCTTCGGCGACAAGGCCGGCGAACCGCTGGTTTCGCACCCGGATGTCCGTTCGATCTCCTTCACCGGCTCCACCGCCACCGGCAACCGCATCGTCAAGGCCGCCGGCCTCAAGAAGTTCTCGATGGAACTGGGCGGCAAGTCGCCCTTCATCATCTTTGACGACGCCGATTACGAACGCGCCCTCGACGCCGCCATCTTCATGATCTTCTCGAACAACGGCGAACGCTGCACGGCTGGCTCGCGGATCATTGTTCAGGCCGGCATCTACGACAAGTTCGTCGCCGACTTCGCGGCCCGCGCCTCGCGCCTGACCGTGGGCGACCCGATGGACCAGAACACCATCATCGGCCCGATGATCTCCAAGGGTCACATGGACAAGGTCAATTACTACATCGAACTCGGCAAGCAGGAAGGCGCCAAGGTCGTCTTCGGCGGCGGCACGCCGCTGGTCGACGACAAGTTCAAGAAGGGTTTCTGGGTCCAGCCGACCGTCTTCGCCGATGTCGACAACAAGATGCGCATCGCCCAGGAAGAAATCTTCGGGCCGGTGCCCTGCATCATCCGCTTCAAGGCCGAAGAGGACGCCGTGCGCATCGCCAACGACACGCCCTACGGTTTGTCGTCCTATCTGTGGACCAACAACACCGGTCGCGCCATCCGCCTGGCCAAGGCCATCGAGTCGGGCATGACCTTCGTCAATAGCCAGAACGTTCGCGACCTGCGCCAGCCCTTCGGCGGTTCCAAGGCCTCCGGCACCGGCCGCGAAGGCAACCACTACAGCTACGAAGTGTTCTGCGAGGCCAAGAACATCGCCGTCTCCTACGGCAGCCATCACATCCCGCGCTGGGGGGTATAAGCCATGGGCAAACTCGTTCTCGCCGCCAAGATCACCCACGTGCCGTCGATGTACCTGTCAGAACAGGACGGCCCGCACAAGGGCTGCCGCCAGGCCGCCATCGACGGCCACAAGGAAATCGCCCGCCGCATGCGTGAGCTGAACGTCGATACCATTGTCGTCTTCGACACGCACTGGCTGGTCAATTCCGGCTACCACATCAATTGCGCGCCGAGCTGGGAGGGCATCTACACCTCCAACGAACTGCCGCACTTCATCAAGAACATGCCCTTCTCGTACCAGGGCAATCCGGAACTGGGCAAGGCCATCGCCGAGCAGGCCACGGCCGCCGGTGTGCTGACCCGCGCCCACGACGCGACCAGCCTGGCGCTCGAATACGGCACTCTGGTCCCGATGCGCTACATGAACGAGGACAAGCGTTTCAAGGTCGTCTCGATCTCCGCGCTGTGCACTGTGCATAACCTGCCGGACTCGGTCGAACTCGGCCGCGCCGTGCGCCGCGCCATCGAGGAAAACTGCGCAGGCAACGTCGCCGTGCTGGCTTCCGGTTCGCTGTCGCACCGCTTCGCCCAGAACGGCGTTTCCGACCAGTTCCTGCACAAGGTCTGGGATCCGTTCCTGGAAACCGTCGATCACCACGTCGTCGACCTGTGGCAGAAGGGCGACTGGAAGACCTTCTGCGGCATGCTGCCCGAGTACGCTGTCAAGTGCCACGGCGAGGGCAACATGCACGACACCGCGATGCTGCTCGGCGTGCTCGGCTGGGACCAGTACGAAGGCAAGGCCGAAGTGGTGACGCCTTACTTCGGTTCCTCCGGCACCGGCCAGATCAACGCCATTTTCCCGGTCTAAAAGAGCTTTAAGCCAGACGCCAGACCATTCGATTCCCCGATAGAGAAACCGACAACAATTCTTCAGGAGACAAACTCATGGGCGAAATCCTTATGGCCATCAAGTGCACCCACGTGCCGTCGATGCTTATTTCCGAAATGCCCGGCCCGGCCCAGGGCTGCCGCCAGGCGGCGATCGACGCCGAGCGCGAACTCGGCCGCCGTGCCGTCGAGCTGGGGGTCGATACCTTCATCGTGTTCGACACCCACTGGCTGGTCAATGCCGGTTACCACATCAACAACAATGCGGTGCACAAGGGCAACTACACCAGCCACGAGTTCCCGCATTTCATCCAGGACCTGCCCTACGAATTCCCGGGCAACCCGGAACTCGGCAACCTGATCGCCGAGGAAGCCACCGCCATGGGTGTCAAGACGCGCGCCCACCAGGTCGCTTCGCTCGATCTCGAATACGGCACGATTCTGCCCATGCGCTACATGAACCCGGAAGGCAAGATCCGCGTCATTTCGATCGCCGGCTGGAGCACCTTCGGCAGCCTGGAAGAGTCGCGCATCCTTGGCGAAGCGCTGGCCAAGGCAGTCGCCCGCAGCAACTGCAAGGTCGCCATCGTCGCTTCCGGTTCGATGTCGCACCAGATCTGGGAAAACCGCCTGGTCGAGGAAGGCTTCAATTCGATCAGCCGCGAATTCAACAAACAGGTCGACCTGCGCGCCCTGCAACTCTGGGAAGGCGGCGAGTGGGACACCTTCCTGCGCATGCTGCCCGAGTACGCCCAGTACTGCACCGGCGAAGGCAAGATGCACGACACCGCGATGCTGTTCGGCGCCATCGGCTGGGACAAGTTCGAAGGCAAGGCCGAGATCGTCTGCCCCTACTTCGAAAGCTCGGGTACCGGCCAGGTCGTCGTCAGCCTGCCGGTGGCCGGCATCCCGGCCGTCAGCCACCGCGAAGAAGCCGAACTGGCCCTGGCCTAACCTCCCAAGGAGCGGGAAATGCCCCATCTTGTTTATGAAATCACCAACAACCTCGATACGGCGAAAGCCGATATTCCGGGGCTGCTCAAGAAATCCAACCAGGTGCTGATCGCCCAGGGTGGGGTATTCCCGATCGGGGCATCCGCTCCCGCGTCGTCTGGCTCAGGGACTATTGCATCGCCGACGGCAGCCAGCCCGACGACGCCTTCGTCCATGCCTCGCTGAAGGTCGGCGCCGGGCGCTCTGAGGCGGAAAAGAAGAAAGCCTGCGACGAACTGTTCGCAATGATCACTGAACACTTCGCCGCCATTTTTGCCGAGCGCGGACTGGCGCTGTCGATGGAATTCTCCGAATTCAGCGAAGCCGGCACCTGGAAGAAAAACAATATCCACCCGCGCTACAAGAAGACCTAATTCCTTGCGCAAGCCAGCCGTGACTTTGTCGACATCGCCTTGCCGTGCTAATCGCACTGTCTGCGGCTCGTCTTCGCGTCACAACTGACTTGCACAAGGAATAGCCCACCAAGAGGACTGACCATGTTTCCCCAAGACCTGATCGAAGCGACCGCCCGCCGCTTCCACGAAGCCGAGAAGACCCGCCAGCAGATCCGCCAGGTCTCGCTGGACTACCCGGAAATCACCATCCCCGACGCCTACGCCATCCAGAAGGCCTGGGTCGACATGAAGATCGCCGAAGGCCGCAAGATCGTCGGCCACAAGATTGGCCTGACCTCACGCGCCATGCAGATGTCGTCGCAGATTGACGAGCCGGATTACGGCACACTGCTCGACGACATGGTTTTCGCCGATGGCGGCGAGATTCCGGTCGACCGCTTCATCGTGCCGATGATCGAAGTCGAGCTGGCCTTCATCCTGAAAGACCGCCTCGAAGGTGAAAACGTCACGATGCTCGACGTGCTGTCCGCCACCGACTACGTGATCCCGGCGCTCGAACTGATCGACGCCCGCTCGCAGCGCATCGACCCCGACAGCAAGCGGCCGCGCAAGGTTTTCGACACCATCTCCGACAACGCCGCCAACGCCGGCATCATCATGGGCGGCCGGCCGATCAAGCCGATGGATGTCGATCTGCGCTGGGTTTCCGCCTTGCTCTACCGCAACGGCATCATCGAGGAAACCGGCGTCGCCGCCGGCGTCCTGAACCACCCGGCGAATGGCATCGCCTGGCTGGCCAAGCGTTTCGCGCCGCACGGCGTGGCGCTCGAGCCGGGCCAGATCATCCTCGCCGGCTCCTTCACCCGGCCGGTGCCGGCCAGCCGCGGCGACACCTTCCATGTCGATTACGGCCCGCTCGGCAACATCACCTGCCGTTTCGTCTAAGCCACCGGAGCCGATCATGGACATGCCCCTCAACTCATTCAAGCGCGCGCTGGCCGCCGGCGAAACCCAGATCGGCCTCTTTCTCGGCCTGGCCAACGCCTACACCGCCGAAATAGTCGCCGGCACCGGATTCGACTGGCTGCTGATCGACGGCGAGCACGGTCCGAACGACCTGCGTTCGATCATCGAACAGTTGCAGGCCCTGGCCCCGTACCCGGTGCGGCCGGTGGTGCGCACCGTCGATCACGACGTGGCGCGCATCAAGCAGCTGCTCGACGGCGGCGTCCAGACGTTGATGGTGCCGATGGTCGAAAGCGCGGCCGATGCCGAAAAGCTGGTCCGCGCCATGCGTTATCCGCCGCACGGTATGCGCGGGGTGGGCACGGCGATGGCCCGGGCGGCGCGCTGGAATGGCGTAGAGGGCTACTTTGCTCACGCCGACGAGGAAATGTGTTTGATCGTGCAGATCGAGTCGATGGCTGGGTTGGTTGGGCTGGACGATATTTTGTGCGTTGAGGGTGTCGATGCGGTGTTCATCGGGCCGTCCGATCTTGCGGCTTCGATGGGGTATCTCGGGAATCCGGGGCATCCGGAGGTCAAGGCAGCGGTTGAGGGGGCGATTCGCAGGATTGCGGCGGCTGGCAAGGCGGCTGGGGTGTTCTCTGCCGATCCAGTGGCTGCCGAGGCTTATCGGCAGATTGGGGCAAACTTCCTGTTGGTTGGGGTGGATGCGCTGCTGCTGCGGAATTCGGCGGTGGCTCTGGCCGACAGGTTCAAGAAGGCTGAATCCGGGAAGACCGGGGCGGCTTACTAATGCTGTTTCCCGTGCTCGGGCTTGGGTTTCCGCCTTGTTGGCGGGCGTACTTTTTCTTGCTTCGCCAAGAAAAAGTAGCCAAAAAGAAGGCGACCCCGGGTTACGCGGTCGGCGTTGCCGACTGCCCTGCGCTACTCGAAGTCGGCGGGGGCTGCGGAACTCGGGCTACGCCCTCAGACAGTCCTCGCCCTTATCCGCCGGCTTCTGCGTTGCTCGGCGCTCCACACGGGGACCCGAAAGTCAAAACCGAGCCCGGCCCCAACCACCGTCACTCCCGCGCAGGCGGGAGTCCAGTCCCAGGCATGGATTCCCGCCTGCCCGGGAATAACGAGACAGACCGTTCAGCGCGCGTTGTTTCACCGGGCCCCTTGAGAGGTGCCGAGCAACGCAGAAGCGCCGGGGGCCTTCGGCGAGCACTGTTTGAGGGGCGCAGCCCCGAGTTGCGCAGCCGCCCGGCGTTTCGAGTAGCGCAGGGTACCGGCGTAGCCGGCACCGACCTAGGGTCGCCTTCTTTTTGCTTACTTTTTCTTGGCGAAGCAAGAAAAAGTGAGACGCCCCGCAAGGGCGGAACCCCGGCTAATTAGTCGCAAAATGCCCAATTAAAGAAACCAATAGGAGAACAACCCCATGCTGTCCCTAACTGACCCCAACCTCCTCCGCCAATCCTGCTACATCAACGGCACCTGGACCCCCGCCGACAACGGCGAAACCTTCCCCGTCACCAATCCGGCGACTGGCGAAACCATCGCCACCGTCCCCCGCTGCGGCACCGCCGAAACTGAGCGCGCCATCGCCGCCGCTGATGAAGCCCTCAAAACCTGGCGCGAAACCACCGCCGCCGAGCGTTCCCGCATCCTCCGCCGCTGGTTCGACCTGCTCATGACCCACCAGGAAGACCTCGCCGCGCTGATGACCGCCGAACAAGGCAAGCCCCTCGCCGAATCCCGTGGCGAGATCGCCTACGCCGCCGCCTACATCGAGTGGTTCGCCGAGGAAGCCAAGCGCGCTTACGGCGAAGTCATCCCGTCGCCCTTCAAGGACCGCCAATTGGTCGTCACCAAGGAACCAGTCGGCGTCTGCGCCGCGATCACGCCGTGGAATTTCCCGTCGGCAATGATCACCCGCAAGGTCGCCCCGGCCCTGGCCGCCGGCTGCACCATCATCCTCAAGCCGGCCGAGCAGACCCCGCTTTCCGCCCTGGCCCTGGCCGAACTGGCCGAACGGGCCGGCGTCCCTGCAGGTGTCTTCAGTGTGGTGACCGGCAAGGCGAGCGCCATCGGTGGTGTCATGACGGCCAGCCCGATTGTCCGCAAGCTGACCTTCACCGGCTCGACCCCCATCGGTCAGTTGCTGATGCAGCAGTGCGCCGGCACGGTCAAGAAAATGTCGCTGGAACTCGGCGGCAACGCCCCGTTCATCGTCTTCGACGATGCCGATCTCGACGCCGCCGTCGCCGGCGCCATGGCCTCCAAATACCGCAATGCCGGCCAGACCTGCGTCTGCTCCAATCGCTTCCTGGTCCAGGACGGCGTCTATGAGGCCTTCGCCGCCAAGCTGGCCGCCGCCGTTTCGGCGCTCAAGGTCGGCC
This genomic window contains:
- a CDS encoding fumarylacetoacetate hydrolase family protein, yielding MKRGRIAYQGAIHQVTQAADGRVRLADGRLLNEADVSWLPPVVPGAVFALGLNYADHAKELAFKAPEVPLAFLKGPNTIVGHRAQTRRPADATYMHYECELAVVIGKTGKNVAKAEAMEMVAGYTVANDYAIRDYLENYYRPNLRVKNRDGCTPLGPWLVDRDDVTNPMALKLTTRVNGKTTQQGTTADMIFDIPTLIEYLTSFMTLNPGDIILTGTPEGLADVKAGDVIETEVEGVCCLINTIVDDQTYFATV
- the hpaD gene encoding 3,4-dihydroxyphenylacetate 2,3-dioxygenase, coding for MGKLVLAAKITHVPSMYLSEQDGPHKGCRQAAIDGHKEIARRMRELNVDTIVVFDTHWLVNSGYHINCAPSWEGIYTSNELPHFIKNMPFSYQGNPELGKAIAEQATAAGVLTRAHDATSLALEYGTLVPMRYMNEDKRFKVVSISALCTVHNLPDSVELGRAVRRAIEENCAGNVAVLASGSLSHRFAQNGVSDQFLHKVWDPFLETVDHHVVDLWQKGDWKTFCGMLPEYAVKCHGEGNMHDTAMLLGVLGWDQYEGKAEVVTPYFGSSGTGQINAIFPV
- a CDS encoding HpcH/HpaI aldolase/citrate lyase family protein produces the protein MDMPLNSFKRALAAGETQIGLFLGLANAYTAEIVAGTGFDWLLIDGEHGPNDLRSIIEQLQALAPYPVRPVVRTVDHDVARIKQLLDGGVQTLMVPMVESAADAEKLVRAMRYPPHGMRGVGTAMARAARWNGVEGYFAHADEEMCLIVQIESMAGLVGLDDILCVEGVDAVFIGPSDLAASMGYLGNPGHPEVKAAVEGAIRRIAAAGKAAGVFSADPVAAEAYRQIGANFLLVGVDALLLRNSAVALADRFKKAESGKTGAAY
- a CDS encoding fumarylacetoacetate hydrolase family protein, with translation MIEQKVSGTVYGVVLNDRASVRKIGSEALEAAPYKGAPQAPAMYIKPANTRVACGGTVSLPAGANNVEVGATIGLVIGRASGRLNRDNALAAVAGIVLAADLSLPHASYYRPAIREKCFDGSLPLSSVKPLVDLAHLQLRTEFDGLLVEQRSLADLVRDPAQLLVDVSEFMTLAQGDVLLVGVSYQAPQVAAGSQVRISAEGVGSLQFSIQGAQA
- the hpaH gene encoding 2-oxo-hept-4-ene-1,7-dioate hydratase, with product MFPQDLIEATARRFHEAEKTRQQIRQVSLDYPEITIPDAYAIQKAWVDMKIAEGRKIVGHKIGLTSRAMQMSSQIDEPDYGTLLDDMVFADGGEIPVDRFIVPMIEVELAFILKDRLEGENVTMLDVLSATDYVIPALELIDARSQRIDPDSKRPRKVFDTISDNAANAGIIMGGRPIKPMDVDLRWVSALLYRNGIIEETGVAAGVLNHPANGIAWLAKRFAPHGVALEPGQIILAGSFTRPVPASRGDTFHVDYGPLGNITCRFV
- the hpaD gene encoding 3,4-dihydroxyphenylacetate 2,3-dioxygenase, translating into MGEILMAIKCTHVPSMLISEMPGPAQGCRQAAIDAERELGRRAVELGVDTFIVFDTHWLVNAGYHINNNAVHKGNYTSHEFPHFIQDLPYEFPGNPELGNLIAEEATAMGVKTRAHQVASLDLEYGTILPMRYMNPEGKIRVISIAGWSTFGSLEESRILGEALAKAVARSNCKVAIVASGSMSHQIWENRLVEEGFNSISREFNKQVDLRALQLWEGGEWDTFLRMLPEYAQYCTGEGKMHDTAMLFGAIGWDKFEGKAEIVCPYFESSGTGQVVVSLPVAGIPAVSHREEAELALA
- a CDS encoding NAD-dependent succinate-semialdehyde dehydrogenase, whose translation is MLSLTDPNLLRQSCYINGTWTPADNGETFPVTNPATGETIATVPRCGTAETERAIAAADEALKTWRETTAAERSRILRRWFDLLMTHQEDLAALMTAEQGKPLAESRGEIAYAAAYIEWFAEEAKRAYGEVIPSPFKDRQLVVTKEPVGVCAAITPWNFPSAMITRKVAPALAAGCTIILKPAEQTPLSALALAELAERAGVPAGVFSVVTGKASAIGGVMTASPIVRKLTFTGSTPIGQLLMQQCAGTVKKMSLELGGNAPFIVFDDADLDAAVAGAMASKYRNAGQTCVCSNRFLVQDGVYEAFAAKLAAAVSALKVGHGTEEGVTQGPLIDDAAINKVEELVKDAVDKGARVVTGGKRHALGRTWFEPTILADVVPGMAVAKEEIFGPVAPLFRFKTEAEAVQMANDTEFGLAAYFFSKDHGRVWRVSKQLEYGMVGVNTGLISTEVAPFGGVKMSGIGREGSSHGLDEYMETKYLALGGL
- the hpaE gene encoding 5-carboxymethyl-2-hydroxymuconate semialdehyde dehydrogenase, whose protein sequence is MIHHIINGQKVGSKETFETLNPATGEVIDTVASGGQEEINAAVAAAKAAFPGWAATPVKERARLVRKLGELIAANVEPIADMETADCGQVTNQTKRVLIPRASDNFNYFAELIQHMHGETYDSDTGHLNYTLWQPVGVCALISPWNVPFMTATWKTAPCLAFGNTAVMKMSELSPLTANRLGELALEAGIPAGVFNVVHGFGDKAGEPLVSHPDVRSISFTGSTATGNRIVKAAGLKKFSMELGGKSPFIIFDDADYERALDAAIFMIFSNNGERCTAGSRIIVQAGIYDKFVADFAARASRLTVGDPMDQNTIIGPMISKGHMDKVNYYIELGKQEGAKVVFGGGTPLVDDKFKKGFWVQPTVFADVDNKMRIAQEEIFGPVPCIIRFKAEEDAVRIANDTPYGLSSYLWTNNTGRAIRLAKAIESGMTFVNSQNVRDLRQPFGGSKASGTGREGNHYSYEVFCEAKNIAVSYGSHHIPRWGV